One genomic window of Camelina sativa cultivar DH55 chromosome 5, Cs, whole genome shotgun sequence includes the following:
- the LOC104786831 gene encoding glutelin type-B 5-like, translating into MELDLSPRFPKKVYGGDGGSYFAWCPEELPMLRDGNIGAAKLALEKYGLALPRYSDSPKVAYVLQGAGTAGIVLPEKEEKVIAIKKGDSIALPFGVVTWWFNNEDTELVVLFLGETHKGHKAGQFTDFYLTGSNGIFTGFSTEFVGRAWDLDETTVKKLVGSQTGNGIVKVDASLTMPAPKKGDREGFVLNCLEAPLDVDIKDGGRVVVLDTKNLPLVGEVGFGADLVRIDGHSMCSPGFSCDSALQVTYIVGGSGRVQIVGADGKRVLETHVKAGALFIVPRFFVVSKIADSDGLSWFSIVTTPDPIFTHLAGRTSVWKALSPEVLQAAFNVDPEVEKAFRSKRTSDAIFFPPSN; encoded by the exons ATGGAGTTGGATCTTTCACCGAGGTTTCCTAAGAAGGTGTAcggaggagatggtggttcgtACTTTGCATGGTGCCCTGAAGAGTTGCCAATGCTCCGAGATGGTAACATTGGTGCCGCTAAGCTCGCTCTCGAGAAGTATGGCTTGGCTCTTCCTCGTTACTCTGATTCCCCCAAGGTCGCTTATGTTCTTCAAG GAGCTGGAACAGCCGGAATCGTTCTCcctgagaaagaggagaaagtgATAGCAATCAAGAAAGGAGACTCCATAGCCTTACCTTTTGGTGTAGTGACATGGTGGTTCAACAATGAAGACACTGAGCTAGTCGTCCTCTTCCTTGGCGAGACTCACAAGGGTCACAAAGCAGGACAGTTCACTGACTTTTACCTAACCGGTTCCAATGGAATCTTCACCGGATTCTCAACTGAGTTTGTAGGCCGAGCATGGGATCTCGATGAGACCACCGTGAAGAAGCTCGTTGGTTCTCAGACCGGTAATGGAATCGTTAAGGTTGATGCGAGCTTGACGATGCCTGCGCCAAAGAAAGGTGACCGTGAAGGGTTTGTGTTGAATTGTTTGGAGGCTCCTCTTGATGTTGACATTAAGGATGGAGGAAGAGTTGTTGTTTTGGACACAAAGAATCTTCCTTTGGTTGGTGAAGTTGGGTTTGGAGCTGATCTTGTGAGAATTGATGGACACTCCATGTGCTCTCCTGGATTCTCTTGTGACTCGGCTCTTCAAGTTACTTACATTGTTGGTGGAAGTGGTCGGGTTCAGATTGTTGGTGCGGATGGGAAGAGAGTTCTTGAGACTCATGTGAAAGCTGGTGCTTTGTTCATTGTTCCTAGGTTCTTTGTTGTCTCCAAGATTGCTGATTCTGATGGCTTGTCTTGGTTCTCCATTGTGACTACTCCCGA TCCCATTTTCACACATTTGGCCGGAAGGACATCGGTGTGGAAGGCTTTGTCACCGGAGGTTTTGCAGGCGGCGTTTAACGTGGATCCGGAGGTGGAGAAGGCTTTCCGATCTAAAAGGACCTCTGATGCCATTTTCTTCCCCCCTTCCAACTAA